CGTACAGTTCCTGCTGCATATTTCTCTTATTTCCATTACCCTGATCCCTATTTTTCAGATTGAACTTCCAAGTAAGTTTTCTGCCGATCAGCTCCTGTTCCGCCAGATCATCATTTTCAGCTTTATTTTCTCTTTACTGGCTACAGCTGTATTCGCTGCCGAGCACTTTTTCCATAAATGGAAAGACAATCAGTTAGAGACCTCAGTGATGAGACAACATGCTACACAGGCCCAGCTGGATGCACTCAAACTGCAACTGGACCCTCATTTTCTATTTAACAATCTCAGTACACTCGCTTCCCTGATCCCTGACAACCCGGCCCTGTCCGTAGACTACGTCATCAAGTTATCCTCTATTTACCGGTATATGCTGACCAACCGGCCCCAAAACACCATTTCAGTTAAAGCTGAGCTCGAATTTATCCATGCCTATTTGTTTCTCTATCAAACCCGTTACGGGGAAGCTATACAGATCAATTTTTCAAACATTGAAGAATTAAGTGATAAAGGCATTGCTCCTTTAACACTGCAGCTGCTTATTGAAAATGCCATTAAACATAATTCCTTCTCCGCAGACCATCCTTTAACCATTGATATCTTTTCAACGGATGATCAATGGATAGTTGTAAAGAATAATAAATCCCTCAAACTAACCCGGGAACCCGGTTCACAACTGGGCCTCAAAAATATACGGGAACGATACTTGTTATTAGGTGATGGAGTACCTGTAATTAATAACACAGCGGATTATTTTGAGGTCAGAATCCCGTTGTTACTGAACCATAAACCGAGGCCCTTAAACTTAAAATCATCCATTTAATTTATTGTCATCCATCAATAAACCATTATTACCGACCGACAAACCAGTAGATATGCTTAGCGTTTTAATTATAGAAGATGAGATCCCCAATGCATTAAGGTTAAAAGAAATGCTGATTAAACTGGACAATACGATACAAATTACCGGACAGTTACACACGATCAGGGCAAGTATACAATGGCTC
This portion of the Pedobacter lusitanus genome encodes:
- a CDS encoding sensor histidine kinase; this encodes MSTSGYRSFRLYGYPSFGLILILLFFLINPYERSIHSWRQFSFLDFLFVDVLLTMSYAALLFETGIQLTLRLNKKLPWERKIMTRFVVQFLLHISLISITLIPIFQIELPSKFSADQLLFRQIIIFSFIFSLLATAVFAAEHFFHKWKDNQLETSVMRQHATQAQLDALKLQLDPHFLFNNLSTLASLIPDNPALSVDYVIKLSSIYRYMLTNRPQNTISVKAELEFIHAYLFLYQTRYGEAIQINFSNIEELSDKGIAPLTLQLLIENAIKHNSFSADHPLTIDIFSTDDQWIVVKNNKSLKLTREPGSQLGLKNIRERYLLLGDGVPVINNTADYFEVRIPLLLNHKPRPLNLKSSI